The following are encoded together in the Pleurocapsa sp. FMAR1 genome:
- the dnaK gene encoding molecular chaperone DnaK, with translation MAKVIGIDLGTTNSCVAVLEGGKPVIIANSEGARTTPSMVAFAKGDTRLVGQLAKRQSVTNAKNTVHSIKRFIGRRWEDTEEERSRTPYKCISGRDGTVDVQINNHQYTPQEISAMILQKLKTDAESFLGEPVTEVVITVPAYFTDAQRQATKDAGTIAGLDVLRIVNEPTAAALAYGLDKQDREENILVFDLGGGTFDVSILQLGNGVFEVKATSGNNHLGGDDFDNVIVRWMIKTFYAEEEIDLRTDKMALQRMREAAEKAKIELSVAPTTSINLPFITADETGPKHIEMELSRAKFEELAKDLIQKTLDPVRLALKDADSEPSEIDRIILVGGSTRIPAVQQAIQTIFEGMQIDRSVNPDEAVAAGAAIQAGVLGGEIEDVLLLDITPLSLGIETLGEVFTKIIERNTTVPTSKSQVFSTAADGQTSVEIHVLQGERAMAKDNKSLGKFLLTGIPVAPRGMPQIEVAFEIDVNGILQVGAQDKGTGKQQGITISNTGGLSSNEVERMRLEADNYAEQDRRNIELVNLKNQAENLIYNYESTLSEQGDLVRDELKAKIARISEEFKIACNNPNTTIKNVSSILENLRQTLLEVGTDVYQQKNSGLDDSFKFDDDDFADAKTEMGISQDNSVKAVVNVSNDANIEGGAGLGLDDDDYEAVD, from the coding sequence ATGGCAAAAGTTATCGGTATTGACCTTGGAACTACCAACAGTTGCGTTGCTGTGCTTGAAGGAGGAAAGCCTGTAATAATTGCCAACTCAGAAGGTGCGCGAACAACACCGAGTATGGTGGCATTTGCTAAAGGTGACACTCGTTTAGTTGGTCAACTAGCTAAAAGACAATCAGTTACTAATGCTAAAAATACTGTTCACAGTATTAAGCGTTTTATTGGTCGTCGCTGGGAAGATACAGAAGAAGAGCGATCGCGTACTCCATACAAATGTATTTCTGGTCGAGATGGTACTGTTGATGTTCAAATTAACAATCATCAGTATACTCCCCAAGAAATTTCGGCTATGATTTTGCAGAAATTAAAAACAGATGCCGAAAGTTTTCTGGGAGAACCCGTAACTGAGGTAGTTATTACTGTTCCAGCTTACTTTACAGATGCTCAAAGACAGGCAACAAAGGACGCAGGAACTATCGCTGGCTTAGATGTTTTGCGCATTGTTAATGAACCAACGGCAGCAGCATTGGCTTATGGTCTAGATAAACAAGACCGAGAAGAAAACATCTTAGTCTTTGACTTGGGTGGCGGTACTTTTGATGTTTCCATTCTGCAACTGGGAAATGGTGTTTTTGAGGTCAAGGCAACTTCGGGCAACAATCATTTGGGTGGAGATGACTTTGATAATGTTATTGTCCGTTGGATGATCAAAACTTTTTATGCTGAGGAAGAAATTGATCTAAGAACTGACAAAATGGCACTACAGCGAATGCGAGAAGCTGCGGAAAAAGCCAAAATTGAGCTTTCAGTTGCGCCTACAACTTCAATAAATCTGCCATTTATCACGGCAGATGAAACTGGCCCAAAACATATTGAAATGGAGTTGAGTCGGGCGAAATTTGAGGAATTAGCTAAAGATTTAATTCAAAAAACTTTAGATCCTGTTAGGCTGGCACTCAAAGATGCAGATTCAGAGCCTAGTGAGATAGATCGTATTATCCTAGTAGGTGGTTCAACCCGTATTCCCGCTGTACAACAAGCAATTCAAACCATCTTTGAGGGAATGCAGATTGATAGATCTGTCAACCCTGATGAGGCGGTAGCTGCTGGTGCTGCAATTCAAGCAGGAGTGCTAGGTGGAGAAATAGAAGATGTTTTGCTTTTAGACATTACTCCTCTCTCTTTGGGGATTGAAACTTTAGGGGAGGTCTTTACTAAAATTATCGAAAGAAATACCACCGTACCGACAAGCAAATCTCAGGTTTTTTCTACTGCTGCTGATGGTCAAACAAGCGTCGAAATTCATGTGCTTCAGGGTGAAAGAGCCATGGCAAAAGATAATAAAAGCCTTGGTAAATTCTTGCTAACGGGTATTCCTGTTGCTCCGAGAGGAATGCCTCAAATAGAAGTTGCTTTTGAAATTGACGTTAACGGAATTTTGCAGGTTGGGGCGCAAGATAAAGGCACGGGCAAGCAACAAGGTATTACTATTAGCAATACTGGAGGCTTAAGTTCTAATGAAGTTGAACGAATGCGCCTAGAGGCAGATAATTATGCTGAACAAGACCGCCGCAATATTGAGTTGGTCAACTTAAAAAATCAAGCTGAAAATCTTATCTATAACTACGAATCAACTTTAAGCGAACAAGGAGATCTAGTCCGTGATGAATTAAAGGCAAAAATTGCCAGAATTAGCGAAGAATTTAAGATAGCCTGTAATAATCCCAACACAACTATCAAAAATGTCAGCAGTATTTTAGAAAACCTGCGTCAAACTTTATTAGAAGTTGGAACAGATGTCTATCAACAAAAGAATTCTGGTTTAGATGATTCATTCAAATTTGATGATGATGATTTTGCTGATGCTAAAACTGAAATGGGTATTTCACAAGATAATAGCGTCAAGGCAGTAGTTAACGTATCTAATGATGCCAACATTGAAGGCGGTGCTGGTTTAGGTCTTGATGATGATGATTATGAAGCAGTTGACTAA
- the dnaJ gene encoding molecular chaperone DnaJ: protein MAGDYYQILGVSQDVDKDELKRAYRRLARQYHPDVNKESGAEEKFKEISRAYEVLSEPETRARYDRFGEAGVGGAAGASGYDYGDMGGFADIFETIFSGFGGGVGTSPGQSRRRNGPARGDDLRLDLKLDFREAVFGGEKQIKIPHLESCNTCNGTGAKPGTGVKTCGTCGGSGQVRRATRTPFGSFAQVAACTTCNGTGQVIEEKCNTCHGAGRQQETKKLKITIPPGVDNGTRLRVSGEGDAGVRSGTPGDLYVYLFVESDKEFTREGINIRSELTISYLQAILGCSLNINTVDGKEELIIPAGTQPNTVLTLENKGVPKLGNPVSRGNHLITVKIDIPTKLNSEERELLEKLATVRGEATGKGNKEGFLGGLFQK, encoded by the coding sequence ATGGCAGGGGACTACTATCAAATTCTGGGCGTATCCCAAGATGTAGATAAAGATGAATTAAAGCGTGCTTATCGTCGTCTGGCTCGCCAGTATCATCCCGATGTCAACAAAGAATCGGGAGCAGAGGAAAAGTTCAAAGAAATTAGTCGCGCCTATGAGGTTCTTTCTGAACCTGAAACTCGCGCCAGATACGATCGCTTTGGCGAGGCTGGCGTAGGTGGTGCAGCAGGGGCATCGGGATACGATTACGGTGATATGGGCGGTTTTGCCGATATCTTTGAAACTATCTTTAGTGGATTTGGCGGTGGCGTTGGTACTAGTCCAGGTCAATCTCGTCGTCGTAATGGCCCAGCAAGAGGAGACGATCTACGACTAGACTTAAAGCTGGACTTCCGAGAGGCTGTCTTTGGTGGCGAAAAGCAAATAAAAATTCCTCATCTAGAATCATGTAACACCTGCAACGGTACGGGAGCTAAACCAGGTACAGGCGTTAAAACCTGTGGTACTTGTGGCGGTAGCGGTCAGGTACGTCGTGCAACTCGCACTCCTTTTGGTAGTTTTGCTCAGGTTGCAGCTTGTACTACTTGTAATGGCACAGGACAAGTAATTGAGGAAAAATGTAATACTTGTCATGGTGCAGGTCGGCAACAAGAAACTAAAAAGCTAAAAATTACTATTCCCCCTGGCGTGGACAATGGAACTCGCCTGAGAGTTTCTGGGGAAGGAGACGCTGGAGTTCGTAGCGGTACACCAGGTGACCTATACGTATATTTGTTTGTTGAATCTGACAAAGAGTTTACTAGAGAAGGAATTAACATCAGGTCAGAACTTACCATCAGCTATCTACAGGCAATTTTGGGCTGTAGTTTAAATATAAACACTGTTGATGGCAAAGAAGAATTAATTATTCCAGCAGGAACTCAACCTAATACTGTGCTGACTCTAGAAAATAAAGGCGTACCTAAGCTAGGTAATCCTGTCAGTAGAGGGAATCACTTGATTACAGTCAAGATAGATATTCCAACTAAGCTCAACTCTGAAGAAAGGGAACTATTAGAAAAGCTAGCCACCGTTAGAGGTGAAGCTACAGGTAAAGGTAACAAAGAGGGCTTTTTGGGAGGTTTATTTCAAAAATGA
- the lipB gene encoding lipoyl(octanoyl) transferase LipB yields MMQNKRYCQLNNYKLVTYSQAWAYQRSLVAERINNPSLNDVLILLEHPPVYTLGTGSTLDFLKFDPQVSDFEIHRTERGGEVTYHCPNQLVGYPILNLRYYQQDLHWYLRQLEEVIIKTLAQYDLKAYRLPELTGVWLEGKKVAAIGIKVRRWITMHGFALNVCPNMSGFEQIIPCGIANKPVGSLAEFISDITVDQVRVKVAEAFAEVFQVELIEHNYESATLKAII; encoded by the coding sequence ATGATGCAAAACAAAAGATATTGTCAATTAAATAACTATAAATTAGTTACATACAGCCAAGCATGGGCATATCAGCGATCGCTTGTAGCTGAAAGAATCAATAATCCGAGTTTAAATGATGTTTTGATCTTATTAGAACACCCTCCCGTCTATACACTAGGAACAGGTTCTACTCTTGATTTTCTCAAGTTCGATCCGCAAGTAAGTGACTTTGAAATTCATCGTACCGAAAGAGGCGGAGAAGTTACCTATCACTGTCCCAATCAGTTAGTAGGCTATCCAATCCTCAATCTACGCTATTATCAACAGGATTTACACTGGTATCTTAGACAGTTGGAAGAAGTAATAATTAAAACCCTAGCCCAATATGATTTAAAGGCTTATCGTCTTCCTGAATTAACAGGGGTTTGGTTAGAAGGAAAAAAAGTAGCTGCCATTGGCATAAAAGTTCGTCGCTGGATTACGATGCACGGTTTTGCCTTAAACGTATGTCCTAATATGAGTGGTTTTGAGCAGATAATTCCTTGTGGTATTGCTAATAAGCCAGTTGGGAGTTTGGCGGAGTTTATTTCGGATATTACAGTAGACCAAGTTCGAGTTAAAGTAGCAGAAGCTTTTGCAGAAGTATTTCAAGTAGAGTTAATTGAGCATAATTATGAGTCAGCCACCCTTAAAGCCATTATCTGA
- a CDS encoding GspE/PulE family protein, translating into MAYSSSSKKTRAIALRNNLSPFGNQLVQKGFIDGNEMQKALAESRKTGRSLVDILESSTGKQLPPDLLRQYKRHHLFELKVLFGVESADLELETDQLNNNQMGELINSLISLDICRRYRLIPIRKEEEPATLVVAMVDPENLEAQDDLNRILRPKKINVKRLVITQADYQQLIDQFLDEQVKKETAKKKEVNVDVSLELDNFEFNLEDAEDELADDLGAANEAQAAPIITLVNKILAKALQEGVSDIHIEPQEESLKIRYRKDSVLQQPFDKMPKKIIPAVVARFKIMAELDIAEKRLPQDGKIRRMFQGRKVDFRVNTLPSRYGEKVVLRILDNTATQLGLDKLISHEPTLEIVRDMAKRPFGLILVTGPTGSGKSTSLYSVLAERNSPDVNICTAEDPIEYSLDGITQVQVIREKGMNFASILRAFLRQDPDVILVGETRDSETAKTAIEAALTGHLVLTTLHTNDAAGAIARLDEMGVEPFMISGALLGVLAQRLMRKVCSECRIAYNPTRAELSRFGLSAAAEEEVTFFKANKLDVEQMSKAKANGSICPKCSGVGYKGRIGVYEVMKNSERLESLINQGANTDRLKEVAIEEGMITILAYSLNLVKEGQTTLEEVERVTFSDSSVEAERKSKQKSSLTCRTCSAELQPEWLDCPYCMTPRFSK; encoded by the coding sequence ATGGCTTATTCTTCCTCTTCTAAAAAAACTAGGGCGATCGCTTTACGTAACAATCTATCTCCTTTTGGAAACCAATTGGTTCAAAAAGGATTTATTGATGGTAACGAAATGCAGAAGGCTTTAGCTGAAAGTCGCAAAACTGGTCGTTCCTTGGTAGATATCCTCGAATCATCTACAGGTAAACAATTACCACCAGATTTATTACGCCAGTATAAGAGACACCATTTATTTGAACTCAAGGTTTTGTTTGGCGTAGAGTCGGCAGATCTAGAGTTAGAAACAGACCAGCTTAACAATAATCAAATGGGGGAATTAATCAATTCTTTAATTTCCTTGGATATTTGCCGTCGTTATCGATTGATCCCCATCAGAAAAGAAGAAGAACCAGCGACACTCGTGGTAGCAATGGTTGACCCTGAAAACTTGGAGGCTCAGGACGATCTCAACCGTATTCTTCGACCCAAAAAAATTAATGTTAAACGATTAGTTATTACCCAAGCTGACTATCAGCAGTTAATCGATCAATTTTTAGACGAGCAGGTTAAAAAAGAAACCGCCAAGAAAAAAGAAGTTAACGTTGATGTTTCTTTAGAATTAGACAATTTTGAGTTTAATTTGGAAGATGCAGAGGACGAGCTTGCTGATGATTTGGGTGCTGCTAATGAGGCACAGGCAGCACCGATCATTACTCTAGTTAATAAAATTCTGGCAAAAGCATTACAAGAAGGAGTTTCTGATATTCACATCGAACCCCAAGAAGAAAGTCTGAAAATCCGTTATCGCAAGGACAGCGTTTTGCAGCAGCCTTTTGATAAGATGCCGAAAAAGATTATTCCTGCGGTAGTAGCTCGCTTCAAGATTATGGCAGAGTTAGACATTGCCGAAAAACGCTTGCCCCAGGATGGCAAGATTCGCCGTATGTTCCAGGGTCGAAAAGTAGATTTTCGGGTTAATACCTTGCCCAGTCGCTACGGAGAAAAGGTAGTACTCAGGATTTTAGATAACACAGCTACTCAGCTAGGTCTTGATAAGCTGATTTCTCATGAGCCTACTTTAGAAATAGTTCGGGACATGGCAAAACGTCCCTTTGGTTTAATTCTGGTAACAGGACCTACTGGTTCGGGTAAATCTACAAGTCTTTACTCCGTTTTAGCAGAAAGAAATAGTCCTGACGTTAACATTTGTACTGCTGAAGATCCGATTGAATACTCCCTAGATGGGATTACTCAAGTACAGGTAATACGGGAAAAAGGCATGAACTTTGCCTCAATTCTGCGGGCTTTTTTAAGACAAGATCCTGACGTTATCTTAGTCGGTGAGACTAGAGACTCAGAAACCGCTAAAACGGCGATTGAAGCTGCCCTCACGGGTCACCTGGTATTAACTACACTACACACCAATGATGCTGCTGGTGCGATCGCTCGTCTCGATGAAATGGGGGTAGAGCCATTTATGATCTCTGGAGCATTGCTAGGAGTATTAGCTCAAAGACTAATGCGTAAAGTCTGTAGCGAATGTCGTATAGCCTATAATCCGACGCGCGCCGAGTTATCTAGATTTGGATTATCCGCAGCCGCAGAAGAGGAAGTTACGTTTTTCAAAGCCAATAAGCTGGATGTAGAACAGATGTCTAAGGCAAAAGCCAATGGCAGCATCTGTCCTAAATGTTCTGGGGTGGGATATAAGGGCAGAATTGGTGTTTACGAAGTCATGAAAAATTCCGAAAGATTGGAAAGCTTAATTAACCAAGGAGCAAACACCGATCGCCTTAAAGAAGTAGCAATCGAAGAAGGGATGATTACCATCCTGGCATACAGCTTAAATCTAGTCAAAGAAGGTCAAACCACCCTCGAAGAAGTAGAGCGGGTCACATTTAGCGATTCTAGCGTGGAAGCGGAGCGCAAGTCCAAGCAAAAAAGTAGCCTGACTTGTCGTACCTGTAGTGCCGAGCTACAGCCTGAGTGGTTGGATTGTCCTTATTGTATGACCCCTCGCTTTAGCAAATAA
- the hpf gene encoding ribosome hibernation-promoting factor, HPF/YfiA family, which produces MKLLIQGNNITVTESIHDYVEQKLEKAVKHFQNITSKVDVHLSVARNSRIEKKHKAEVTVFANGTVIRAQEGSESLYASIDMVADKIARQLRKYKEKHLAKNAHAHVRQDEIVEEDAVIKTEELDSDRAPELPAKVVRSKYFAMPPMTTEEALEHLQLVDHDFYMFQNSETKEINVIYSRNHGGYGVIQPRSDSDARQADYSH; this is translated from the coding sequence ATGAAGCTTTTGATCCAAGGAAACAATATTACAGTCACAGAATCAATTCATGATTATGTCGAACAAAAATTAGAAAAGGCGGTTAAACACTTTCAAAATATAACCAGTAAAGTAGATGTTCACTTGTCTGTAGCCCGCAATTCTCGGATCGAAAAAAAACATAAGGCTGAAGTTACGGTATTTGCCAACGGAACAGTAATCCGCGCTCAAGAAGGAAGTGAAAGTCTCTACGCAAGTATAGACATGGTTGCAGATAAAATTGCCCGTCAGTTACGCAAGTATAAAGAAAAGCATTTAGCCAAAAACGCCCATGCTCATGTGCGCCAAGATGAAATAGTAGAAGAAGACGCTGTAATCAAAACAGAGGAATTAGATAGCGATCGCGCCCCAGAATTACCTGCTAAAGTAGTTAGAAGCAAGTATTTTGCCATGCCGCCAATGACTACAGAGGAGGCTTTAGAACACCTACAGCTTGTAGACCATGATTTTTATATGTTCCAAAATAGCGAAACTAAAGAGATCAACGTTATCTACAGTCGCAATCATGGTGGTTATGGCGTAATTCAACCTCGTTCAGATAGCGATGCTCGTCAGGCAGATTATTCACACTAA
- a CDS encoding HAD family hydrolase: protein MSQPPLKPLSDKTWEDIRLVASDMDGTLTREEKFDSELFKTLSRLAAAGVDVLITTGRSAGWVQAIATYLPVVGAIAENGGLLYWQGSVVPQLMSEIDIDEHRLQLSRVFELLQSKFPQLKESQDNRFRLTDWTFDVEGLSQNQLEQIEYICQSEGFGFTYSTIQCHIKSLHQDKAFGLSKVIPQYFSKLKIEEILTVGDSPNDESMFNQEQFPVSVGVANVLKYRDHLKYLPTYITSKYEGEGFCELAELIINHRQNR, encoded by the coding sequence ATGAGTCAGCCACCCTTAAAGCCATTATCTGATAAAACTTGGGAAGATATCCGTCTTGTTGCCTCAGATATGGATGGTACTTTAACTAGAGAAGAAAAGTTTGATTCTGAGTTATTTAAGACTTTAAGCAGATTAGCTGCTGCGGGAGTAGATGTTTTAATTACTACAGGACGTTCAGCGGGATGGGTTCAGGCGATCGCAACTTATTTACCTGTCGTGGGTGCGATCGCCGAAAATGGTGGCTTGCTGTACTGGCAGGGTAGTGTAGTACCGCAATTGATGAGCGAAATCGATATTGATGAACATCGTCTACAGTTGAGTCGAGTCTTTGAGTTATTACAAAGCAAGTTTCCTCAGCTAAAAGAGTCGCAAGATAATCGTTTTCGCTTAACAGATTGGACTTTTGATGTTGAAGGGTTGAGTCAAAATCAGTTAGAACAAATAGAGTATATATGTCAATCCGAAGGTTTTGGATTTACCTATAGTACAATTCAGTGTCATATAAAATCGCTACATCAAGATAAGGCTTTTGGCTTGAGTAAAGTGATCCCGCAGTATTTTTCTAAGTTAAAAATAGAAGAAATATTGACTGTGGGCGATAGTCCTAATGATGAGTCTATGTTCAATCAAGAACAGTTTCCTGTTTCAGTTGGGGTGGCAAATGTTTTGAAGTATCGCGATCACTTAAAGTATTTACCTACTTATATTACCAGTAAATATGAAGGAGAAGGCTTTTGTGAGTTAGCAGAATTAATTATCAATCATCGTCAAAATAGATAA
- a CDS encoding type II secretion system F family protein — translation MSVFVAKVKDHSGKIFKEKIEAATAEQARLALKNKYVAVGKINKSGMEIDLSALEMALAKVTIKDKAVFSRQFSVMVNAGVAIVRALGILSDQAPNVKLKKALLGISAEVQQGISLSESMSKYPECFNDLYVYMVEAGEAGGVLDEVLMRLSKLLEDMAKLQNQIKSAMAYPVTVGIFAVIAFLGMTIFLIPVFGGIFEGLGAELPLLTRIMLGISNILRSWKVVIPIVAFVGTSFLLRNYYKTTMGRLQIDGFMLKMPLFGDLNQKIAVARFCRVFGTLTRSGVPVLQCFDIVCNTIGNQVIINAVQNAKADIQQGGMISLAIQKENVFPPLAIQMISIGEETGELDGMMEKVADFYEDEVEQAVKALTSMIEPIMMVGIALMVGTILLSMYLPMFSIFDQLG, via the coding sequence ATGTCTGTATTCGTAGCCAAAGTCAAAGATCATTCGGGGAAAATCTTTAAAGAAAAGATCGAGGCAGCCACTGCTGAACAAGCCCGTTTAGCATTAAAAAACAAATACGTTGCCGTGGGCAAGATCAATAAATCTGGTATGGAAATTGACCTGTCTGCGTTGGAAATGGCTTTAGCCAAAGTCACAATTAAAGATAAAGCTGTATTCTCCCGCCAGTTTTCGGTCATGGTCAATGCGGGGGTAGCAATTGTTCGCGCTTTGGGTATTCTCTCGGATCAAGCTCCCAACGTCAAATTAAAAAAAGCTCTTTTGGGCATTAGTGCAGAGGTACAGCAGGGGATAAGTCTTTCTGAGTCGATGAGCAAATACCCTGAATGTTTTAACGATCTCTATGTCTATATGGTGGAGGCTGGAGAAGCTGGTGGGGTACTTGATGAAGTCCTGATGCGTCTATCTAAACTTTTAGAAGACATGGCAAAGTTACAAAACCAAATTAAGTCAGCTATGGCTTACCCTGTTACGGTGGGTATTTTTGCCGTTATCGCCTTTTTGGGGATGACTATTTTTCTAATTCCTGTGTTTGGCGGAATTTTTGAAGGTTTAGGGGCAGAATTACCGCTTCTGACCAGAATTATGCTAGGTATAAGTAATATTCTCCGTAGCTGGAAGGTTGTAATTCCCATTGTTGCCTTTGTCGGCACTAGTTTTTTGCTTCGCAATTATTACAAAACCACAATGGGTCGTCTGCAAATTGATGGCTTTATGCTAAAAATGCCGTTGTTTGGTGACTTAAACCAGAAAATTGCTGTAGCTCGTTTTTGTCGTGTATTTGGTACTCTGACTCGTTCTGGTGTTCCCGTCTTGCAATGTTTTGATATTGTTTGTAATACCATTGGTAATCAAGTAATTATTAATGCGGTTCAGAATGCTAAGGCAGATATTCAACAAGGGGGCATGATTTCTCTGGCAATTCAAAAGGAAAACGTTTTTCCGCCTCTAGCAATTCAGATGATTAGTATTGGTGAAGAAACAGGTGAATTAGACGGCATGATGGAGAAAGTGGCAGATTTCTACGAGGATGAGGTAGAACAAGCAGTTAAAGCTCTTACTAGTATGATTGAACCAATTATGATGGTGGGTATTGCTTTGATGGTGGGTACGATTTTGCTATCTATGTATTTACCGATGTTTTCCATCTTCGATCAGTTGGGTTAA
- a CDS encoding type IV pilus twitching motility protein PilT, with protein sequence MDLMIEDLMEQLVEMGGSDMHVQASAPVYFRISGKLTPIGENLNPQECQRLIFSMLNNNQRKELEQHWELDCSYGVKGLARFRVNVYKERGSYAACLRALSSKIPNFDQLGLPDVIRRTTERPRGLVLVTGPTGSGKTTTLAAMLDLINRTRGEHILTVEDPIEYVFDNVKSLFHQRQKGEDTKSFANALKAALREDPDIILVGEMRDLETISLAISAAETGHLVFGTLHTNSASGTVDRIIDVFPAGQQAQIRAMLSNSLIAVFSQTLVKKKSPKPGEFGRVMAQEIMIVTPAIANLIREGKAAMVYSAIQTGAKMEMQTMEQALAELVKKGIVSMEEGIAKSSRPDELQRLTGAVAGMGMAANAKRH encoded by the coding sequence ATGGATTTAATGATTGAAGACTTGATGGAGCAACTGGTAGAAATGGGTGGCTCAGATATGCACGTTCAGGCTAGTGCGCCAGTCTATTTTCGGATCAGTGGCAAATTAACCCCTATTGGCGAAAATCTTAATCCTCAAGAGTGCCAAAGATTGATTTTTAGTATGCTCAACAACAACCAAAGAAAGGAATTGGAGCAGCACTGGGAATTAGATTGTTCTTACGGTGTCAAAGGACTGGCTCGTTTTCGGGTCAATGTTTACAAAGAGCGAGGCTCTTATGCAGCTTGTTTACGGGCATTATCTTCTAAAATCCCTAACTTCGATCAGTTGGGTTTACCTGATGTAATTAGACGAACTACCGAAAGACCAAGGGGACTTGTCTTGGTAACTGGACCAACAGGCTCAGGCAAAACTACCACCCTGGCAGCGATGCTCGATTTAATCAACCGTACCAGAGGTGAGCATATCCTAACGGTAGAAGACCCGATTGAATATGTCTTTGATAACGTTAAAAGCTTATTCCACCAGCGACAGAAGGGAGAAGATACCAAAAGCTTTGCTAACGCCTTAAAAGCAGCACTACGGGAAGATCCAGACATCATTCTGGTAGGAGAGATGCGGGATTTGGAAACAATTTCTCTGGCAATCTCCGCAGCCGAAACAGGTCACCTAGTATTTGGCACTCTGCATACTAACTCTGCTTCAGGAACAGTCGATCGGATAATTGATGTTTTTCCCGCAGGTCAACAGGCACAAATTCGCGCCATGCTGTCTAACTCCTTAATTGCTGTATTTAGTCAAACCCTAGTTAAAAAGAAAAGTCCTAAGCCTGGCGAGTTTGGAAGAGTCATGGCACAGGAAATCATGATCGTCACTCCAGCGATCGCCAATTTAATCCGCGAAGGAAAAGCAGCAATGGTCTATTCTGCCATTCAAACAGGAGCAAAAATGGAGATGCAAACTATGGAACAAGCTTTAGCTGAGCTTGTTAAAAAAGGCATCGTCAGTATGGAAGAAGGAATAGCAAAAAGTTCTCGACCCGATGAGCTACAGCGTCTTACAGGTGCTGTAGCGGGCATGGGGATGGCAGCAAATGCCAAGCGTCATTAA
- the grpE gene encoding nucleotide exchange factor GrpE, translating to MTEEQKQPETINQNLEVTISDTPADTFNAAPESIEKNSVESTVETVESIEVNLEPEKQFSEEQAEIFAAFQQENANLKNLLDEKSQQAELTKAQYARLAADFENFRRRTINEKEILEIQAKKNVITELLPVVDNFERARTQLKPETDGEKAIHTSYQGVYKTLVECLKKMGVSAMRPEGKEFDPNFHEAMLREQTDEYPEGTVMEQLMRGYVLGDTILRHAMVKVAVPKDPVITSEEKNTEEQENNG from the coding sequence ATGACTGAAGAGCAGAAGCAACCAGAAACAATTAACCAAAACCTTGAAGTAACGATTTCAGACACCCCAGCAGATACTTTCAACGCTGCTCCAGAATCTATTGAGAAAAATTCTGTAGAGTCCACTGTTGAAACTGTAGAGTCTATAGAGGTCAATTTAGAACCAGAAAAACAATTTTCTGAAGAGCAGGCAGAGATATTTGCTGCTTTTCAACAAGAAAATGCCAATCTTAAAAATCTTTTAGATGAGAAAAGCCAACAGGCAGAACTAACAAAAGCGCAATACGCTCGATTAGCTGCTGATTTCGAGAATTTTCGCCGACGAACCATCAATGAAAAAGAAATTTTAGAAATACAGGCAAAAAAAAATGTAATTACTGAGTTACTTCCAGTAGTCGATAATTTTGAACGTGCCAGAACTCAACTTAAGCCAGAAACTGACGGTGAAAAGGCGATTCATACCAGCTATCAAGGCGTTTATAAGACCTTAGTAGAATGCCTCAAAAAAATGGGTGTATCGGCAATGCGTCCTGAAGGAAAAGAATTTGATCCCAATTTTCATGAAGCAATGTTGCGCGAGCAAACCGATGAGTATCCAGAAGGAACTGTTATGGAGCAGTTGATGCGAGGATATGTTCTGGGGGATACAATTTTACGTCATGCCATGGTTAAAGTTGCTGTTCCTAAAGATCCTGTGATAACTTCGGAAGAGAAAAATACAGAAGAACAGGAAAACAACGGCTAA